Proteins encoded by one window of Terriglobales bacterium:
- the hpnI gene encoding bacteriohopanetetrol glucosamine biosynthesis glycosyltransferase HpnI — MLGSVLILVALMGLATCTIFLLLVLLGARRFRRQGSTASPGPLPPVSVLKPVHGMEPRLEQNLESFFLQDYPEFEIIFGARHHDDPALQVVERLRQRYPRVPVRVVLAGEPEHPNAKVCALEKMLAAGGHPYLVISDSDVRVTPRYLREVVEPLLDERVGLVTCLYRGVPAGGLWSRLEALGMSVEMASGVLVANLMEGMRFALGPTMALRKERLAEVGGFEALADYCADDYVLGHRIHAAGYQVVLSHHVIDHFSLNRSLAGSLSHQVRWMKSTRYSRPRGHLGTGLTFAMPFGILGLLAGLAAGEPWLGLALLGAALANRMLQALAVGWGVVRDPEAARFFWLYPARDFLGFVLWCYSFADSSIEWRGERYQLQAEGRMVPASALPVAGSQEHSPA; from the coding sequence ATGCTGGGAAGCGTCCTGATATTGGTCGCGTTGATGGGCCTGGCGACCTGCACGATTTTTCTCCTGCTGGTGCTGCTGGGAGCGCGGCGCTTCCGGCGCCAGGGAAGCACCGCAAGTCCGGGACCTCTGCCGCCGGTCAGCGTCTTGAAACCTGTCCACGGTATGGAACCCCGCCTGGAACAGAACCTGGAGAGCTTCTTTCTCCAGGACTACCCGGAATTCGAGATCATCTTCGGCGCGCGCCACCACGACGATCCTGCCCTGCAGGTGGTCGAACGCCTGCGGCAGCGTTATCCCCGAGTCCCGGTGCGGGTGGTGCTGGCGGGAGAGCCGGAGCATCCCAACGCCAAGGTCTGCGCCCTGGAGAAGATGCTGGCGGCGGGAGGCCATCCCTACCTGGTGATCAGCGACAGCGACGTGCGCGTCACCCCCCGCTATCTGCGGGAGGTGGTGGAGCCGCTGCTGGACGAGCGGGTAGGGTTGGTGACCTGCCTGTATCGCGGGGTACCCGCGGGCGGGCTGTGGTCACGCCTGGAGGCGCTGGGCATGTCGGTGGAAATGGCCTCGGGCGTGCTCGTCGCCAACCTGATGGAGGGCATGCGCTTCGCTCTCGGACCGACCATGGCGCTGCGCAAGGAGCGCCTGGCGGAGGTGGGCGGCTTCGAGGCCCTGGCCGACTACTGCGCCGACGACTACGTGCTCGGCCATCGCATCCATGCCGCCGGATACCAGGTCGTCCTCTCCCACCACGTGATCGACCACTTCTCCCTGAACCGGTCCCTGGCGGGCTCCTTGTCCCACCAGGTGCGCTGGATGAAGAGCACGCGCTATTCCCGCCCGCGCGGCCACTTGGGCACCGGCCTCACCTTCGCCATGCCCTTCGGGATCCTGGGATTGCTGGCCGGGCTGGCGGCAGGGGAACCGTGGCTGGGGCTGGCCCTGCTGGGTGCGGCGCTGGCCAACCGCATGCTGCAGGCGCTGGCGGTGGGTTGGGGGGTGGTGCGCGATCCCGAGGCGGCGCGCTTCTTCTGGCTCTACCCCGCGCGCGACTTCCTGGGCTTCGTGCTGTGGTGCTACAGCTTCGCCGACTCCAGCATCGAGTGGCGCGGCGAGCGCTACCAGCTTCAGGCCGAGGGCAGAATGGTCCCTGCCTCCGCCCTTCCCGTCGCCGGCAGCCAGGAGCACAGTCCCGCCTAG